Proteins found in one Roseovarius pelagicus genomic segment:
- a CDS encoding phenylacetate--CoA ligase family protein has translation MSQYFDDLETRTPAARAEALAVVLPQQVARAQALPGYADRLAGVDAASITRIEDLVRLPVLRKSDLGRAQGKNAPFGGLTTREPGTFAHVFQSPGPIYEPGGTDHDWWRMGRFLAACGIGKGDIVQNCFGYHLTPAGMIFENGARAVGAAVLPAGTGQTELQVRAAYDLGVTAYAGTPDYLKVILDKADEMALPLKITRAAVGGGALFPSLRQEYADRGIACLQCYATADLGNIAYESATMEGLIVDEGVIVEIVTPGTGDPVAPGEVGEVVVTTLNPDYPLIRFATGDLSAVLEGVSTCGRTNIRIRGWMGRADQTTKIKGMFVRPEQVADLVSRHNEITRARVIASREGEMDVMTVQIEATGGDEASFASSVAAALKLKGRIEIVSKGALPNDGKVIEDQRSYD, from the coding sequence ATGTCGCAGTATTTTGATGATCTGGAGACGCGCACGCCCGCCGCGCGGGCCGAGGCGCTGGCGGTTGTCCTGCCGCAGCAGGTGGCACGAGCGCAGGCACTGCCCGGGTACGCGGATCGTCTGGCCGGGGTCGATGCAGCCAGCATTACCCGCATAGAGGATCTGGTGCGCCTGCCCGTGTTGCGCAAGTCCGATCTGGGACGTGCGCAGGGGAAAAATGCGCCGTTCGGCGGGCTGACAACGCGGGAACCGGGGACGTTCGCACATGTGTTTCAATCACCCGGACCGATCTATGAGCCGGGCGGTACCGATCACGATTGGTGGCGTATGGGCCGGTTTCTGGCAGCCTGCGGGATTGGCAAGGGCGATATTGTGCAGAACTGTTTTGGGTATCATCTGACCCCGGCAGGCATGATTTTCGAGAACGGAGCGCGGGCCGTTGGTGCGGCTGTTTTGCCCGCAGGGACCGGGCAGACCGAATTGCAGGTGCGCGCCGCATATGACCTTGGGGTGACGGCCTATGCCGGGACGCCGGACTATCTGAAAGTGATCTTGGATAAGGCGGACGAGATGGCGTTGCCGCTGAAAATCACACGTGCGGCGGTCGGAGGGGGGGCATTGTTTCCATCTTTGCGGCAGGAATATGCCGACCGGGGCATCGCCTGTCTGCAATGTTACGCCACCGCCGATCTGGGCAATATCGCCTATGAGAGTGCGACGATGGAGGGTCTGATTGTCGATGAAGGTGTCATCGTCGAGATCGTCACACCGGGTACGGGCGACCCTGTCGCGCCGGGTGAGGTGGGTGAAGTTGTGGTGACAACCCTGAACCCGGATTATCCGCTGATCCGCTTTGCCACTGGCGATCTGAGTGCCGTTCTAGAAGGTGTAAGTACTTGTGGTAGAACAAATATCAGGATCAGGGGATGGATGGGGCGTGCCGATCAGACCACCAAGATCAAAGGCATGTTCGTTCGGCCCGAGCAGGTCGCGGATCTGGTGTCGCGTCATAACGAGATCACCCGCGCGCGGGTCATTGCCAGCCGCGAGGGGGAAATGGACGTGATGACCGTGCAGATCGAGGCGACGGGCGGCGATGAGGCCAGTTTTGCCAGCTCTGTTGCCGCGGCACTCAAGCTGAAGGGCCGGATCGAGATTGTTTCCAAAGGCGCGCTTCCCAACGATGGAAAAGTGATAGAAGATCAACGCAGCTACGACTGA
- a CDS encoding ABC transporter ATP-binding protein, whose product MLDAAPTEEKLLEVNNIEVIYNHVILVLKGVSLSVPKGGITALLGGNGAGKTTTLKSISNLLRSERGEVTKGSIRYRGDRIQDLAPSDLVKKGVIQVMEGRHCFEHLTVEENLLTGAYTRSASRGDIDADLDLVYSYFPRLKERRRSQAGYTSGGEQQMVAIGRALMSRPETILLDEPSMGLAPQLVEEIFTIVKNLNEKEGATFLLAEQNTNVALRFAHYGYILESGRVVMDGPAKSLRENPDVKEFYLGMSDEGRKSFRDVRSYRRRKRWLS is encoded by the coding sequence ATGCTGGATGCGGCCCCCACCGAGGAAAAGCTCCTTGAGGTCAACAATATCGAGGTGATCTACAATCACGTCATTCTGGTTCTCAAAGGGGTCAGTCTGAGTGTGCCGAAGGGCGGGATCACTGCGCTGCTGGGCGGTAACGGAGCGGGCAAGACGACGACGCTCAAGTCGATCTCGAACCTGCTGCGGTCCGAGCGTGGCGAAGTGACCAAGGGCAGCATTCGGTATCGCGGGGACCGGATTCAGGACCTTGCACCATCCGATCTGGTCAAGAAGGGCGTCATTCAGGTGATGGAGGGGCGGCATTGCTTTGAGCATTTGACCGTCGAGGAGAACCTGCTGACCGGAGCCTATACACGGAGTGCCAGCCGGGGCGATATCGATGCGGATCTGGATCTGGTCTATAGCTATTTTCCGCGGCTCAAGGAACGGCGGCGCAGTCAGGCGGGCTATACCTCTGGGGGCGAACAGCAGATGGTCGCGATCGGTCGTGCGTTGATGTCGCGACCCGAGACGATCCTGTTGGATGAGCCTAGCATGGGGTTGGCACCGCAATTGGTCGAAGAGATTTTCACGATTGTGAAGAACCTCAACGAGAAGGAAGGTGCGACGTTTCTTCTGGCTGAGCAAAACACCAATGTGGCGCTGCGGTTTGCCCATTACGGATACATTCTGGAATCGGGACGCGTGGTGATGGACGGTCCGGCCAAGAGCCTCCGCGAGAACCCGGACGTGAAGGAATTCTATCTGGGGATGTCGGATGAGGGCCGTAAATCATTCCGTGATGTGCGCAGTTATCGCCGCCGCAAGCGGTGGCTGAGCTGA
- a CDS encoding ABC transporter substrate-binding protein, translated as MRKTLMTAALGAVMAAGPAIADLVVVDTSYRTGPYAANGIPFSDGYQDYFTLINERDGGVGGEMIKVVECETGYNTEKGVECYEATKGEGTLVYQPLSTGITYQLIPKATADGISLHTMGYGRTSAKNGAVFKNVFNYPANYWDGASHAITHILNENGGDISGRKIALVYHNSAYGKEPIRTLEELSKKHGFELTLLPVDHPGQEQKSQWLQIRREKPDNVIMWGWGVMNQVAIQEAVNIRYPMDQFIGIWWSGSENDVKAAGDKANGYKALTFHNLGSDYPLYDDMAKYVVDAGKAAGAGDQVGSVLYNRGMYAAMLAVEAMRTAQELAGTSAINAAQMRDGMEALEMTEAKMAGLGLPGFGPEFKVSCENHGGDGMGAVSQWNAEKGEFELITDYFQSDQDVIGALVAEDSAAFATENGIEASCN; from the coding sequence ATGAGAAAGACACTTATGACAGCCGCGCTGGGCGCGGTGATGGCCGCGGGGCCGGCGATTGCGGACCTCGTGGTGGTAGACACCAGCTATCGCACGGGTCCATATGCCGCGAACGGCATCCCGTTCTCGGATGGCTATCAGGATTATTTCACTCTGATCAACGAGCGCGACGGCGGTGTTGGCGGCGAAATGATCAAGGTCGTGGAATGCGAGACCGGCTATAACACCGAAAAGGGTGTGGAGTGCTACGAGGCGACCAAAGGCGAAGGCACGTTGGTTTATCAACCGCTCAGCACCGGCATCACCTATCAGCTGATCCCCAAAGCGACCGCTGATGGCATTTCGCTGCATACGATGGGTTACGGCCGGACATCGGCCAAGAACGGTGCCGTGTTCAAGAACGTGTTCAACTATCCCGCCAACTACTGGGACGGGGCGAGCCACGCGATCACGCATATCCTGAATGAGAACGGTGGAGACATTTCGGGCCGCAAAATTGCGCTGGTTTACCACAACTCAGCCTATGGCAAGGAGCCGATCCGGACGCTGGAAGAGCTGAGCAAGAAGCATGGTTTCGAGCTGACGCTGCTGCCGGTCGACCATCCGGGTCAAGAACAGAAATCGCAGTGGCTGCAAATCCGCCGCGAAAAGCCGGACAATGTGATCATGTGGGGCTGGGGTGTTATGAACCAGGTCGCGATTCAGGAAGCGGTGAACATTCGTTATCCGATGGATCAGTTCATCGGTATCTGGTGGTCCGGGTCCGAGAACGACGTGAAAGCGGCAGGCGACAAGGCCAATGGCTATAAGGCACTGACGTTCCACAACCTCGGTTCTGACTATCCGCTGTATGATGACATGGCGAAATATGTCGTCGACGCGGGCAAGGCAGCCGGTGCTGGCGATCAGGTGGGTAGCGTTCTCTATAACCGTGGCATGTATGCCGCCATGCTGGCGGTTGAGGCGATGCGCACCGCACAAGAACTGGCCGGTACGTCGGCGATCAATGCGGCGCAGATGCGCGACGGCATGGAAGCTCTGGAGATGACCGAAGCCAAGATGGCCGGTCTGGGTCTGCCGGGCTTTGGTCCGGAGTTCAAAGTGTCGTGCGAAAACCACGGTGGCGACGGCATGGGTGCCGTGTCGCAGTGGAATGCCGAGAAGGGCGAGTTCGAACTGATCACCGACTATTTCCAGTCCGATCAGGACGTTATCGGCGCGCTCGTGGCTGAAGATTCGGCCGCTTTTGCGACAGAGAACGGGATCGAAGCATCTTGTAACTAA
- a CDS encoding branched-chain amino acid ABC transporter permease produces MFYREAGDFKTSYAEDNQTFPIKFDRYRYYVVLLIAFAVVPFIINDYWVNAVFLPFLIYAIAAIGLNILVGYCGQVSLGTGGFMAVGAYACYKLMTSFPEVSILIHVIIAGAITAAVGVLFGLPSLRIKGFYLAVATLAAQFFLVWLFNRVPWFYNYSASGQISAPERTVLGVPVTGAETAPWAAYMVCLVFVAVSAILARNLTRGMAGRKWMAIRDMDIAAEIIGVDPLKAKLSAFAVSSFFIGIAGALFFSVYLGAVEVGEVFGINKSFLVLFMVIIGGLGSIFGSFAGAAFLVLLPVLLKNVLVGSLGWPTDLAAHLEFMIVGALIIAFLVAEPHGLAQLWRVAKEKLRLWPFPH; encoded by the coding sequence ATGTTCTATCGTGAAGCAGGCGATTTCAAGACGTCCTATGCCGAGGACAACCAGACCTTTCCGATCAAGTTCGACCGGTATCGGTATTACGTGGTGCTGCTGATCGCCTTTGCGGTCGTGCCGTTCATCATCAATGATTACTGGGTCAACGCGGTGTTTCTGCCGTTCCTGATCTATGCGATTGCGGCGATCGGCCTGAACATCCTAGTGGGCTATTGCGGGCAGGTCAGTCTGGGAACCGGCGGGTTCATGGCGGTAGGTGCCTATGCCTGTTACAAGCTGATGACGTCATTCCCCGAAGTGTCGATCCTGATCCACGTGATCATCGCAGGGGCGATTACGGCGGCGGTTGGCGTGCTCTTTGGCCTGCCAAGCCTGCGCATCAAGGGGTTCTATCTGGCGGTGGCGACGCTGGCGGCGCAGTTCTTCCTCGTCTGGCTGTTTAACCGGGTACCGTGGTTTTACAACTATTCGGCCTCTGGCCAGATCAGTGCGCCCGAGCGTACCGTGCTGGGTGTCCCCGTCACCGGGGCCGAAACAGCACCTTGGGCGGCCTATATGGTATGTCTGGTGTTCGTGGCGGTGAGCGCCATTCTGGCGCGGAACCTGACGCGTGGCATGGCCGGGCGCAAATGGATGGCGATCCGGGACATGGACATCGCTGCCGAGATCATCGGTGTGGACCCGCTAAAGGCCAAATTGAGTGCCTTTGCAGTCAGCAGTTTCTTTATCGGGATCGCGGGTGCGCTGTTCTTTTCCGTCTATCTGGGCGCTGTGGAAGTGGGCGAGGTGTTCGGGATCAACAAATCCTTCCTCGTGCTGTTCATGGTGATCATCGGCGGGCTTGGCTCGATCTTTGGGAGCTTTGCTGGTGCGGCGTTTCTGGTGTTGTTACCGGTTCTGCTGAAGAACGTGCTGGTGGGTTCGCTGGGCTGGCCCACGGATCTGGCTGCGCATCTGGAATTTATGATCGTGGGCGCGCTGATTATCGCGTTTCTGGTGGCGGAGCCACATGGGCTGGCGCAGCTGTGGCGCGTGGCCAAGGAAAAACTGAGACTTTGGCCGTTCCCACACTAG
- a CDS encoding branched-chain amino acid ABC transporter permease — MPEQLVFAMEVFLNGLMAGVLYALVALGFVLIYKASGIFNYAQGVMALFAALTLVGIMEGQVPFSHLINAIFGTEIHHFGWHVPALLAILLTMLVMIGLAWLVNHFVFRHLVNQEPIILFMATIGLAYFLEGVGDIMWGADIKKLDVGLPQGINEVIDEVTYGIFDYGFFIDNLDIVATVIAALLVVALIIFAQYTKQGRAMRAVADDHQAALSVGISLNYIWVMVWSLAGFVALVAGIVWGTKSGVQFSLSLIALKALPVLMLGGFTSIPGAIVGGLIIGVGEKLFEFAVGPMIGGATENWFAYVLALLFLVFRPQGLFGEKIIERV, encoded by the coding sequence TTTCGTGCTGATCTACAAGGCCAGCGGCATTTTCAACTATGCCCAAGGGGTGATGGCGCTATTCGCCGCGCTGACGCTGGTGGGGATCATGGAAGGGCAGGTGCCCTTTAGCCATCTGATCAACGCGATCTTTGGCACGGAGATCCATCATTTCGGCTGGCACGTTCCTGCCTTGCTGGCGATCCTCCTGACGATGTTGGTGATGATCGGACTGGCGTGGCTGGTGAACCATTTCGTGTTCCGGCATTTGGTCAATCAGGAACCTATCATTTTGTTTATGGCCACCATCGGGCTTGCCTATTTCCTGGAAGGGGTGGGCGACATCATGTGGGGCGCGGATATCAAGAAGCTGGATGTCGGCCTGCCGCAAGGGATCAACGAGGTCATCGACGAGGTGACCTATGGCATCTTTGACTACGGGTTCTTTATCGACAATCTGGATATCGTGGCGACCGTGATTGCGGCGCTTCTGGTGGTCGCGCTGATCATCTTTGCGCAATACACCAAGCAGGGCCGTGCCATGCGCGCCGTGGCGGATGATCATCAGGCGGCGCTGAGCGTCGGCATCTCGCTGAATTACATCTGGGTCATGGTCTGGTCGCTGGCCGGGTTCGTGGCGCTGGTCGCCGGGATCGTCTGGGGCACCAAATCGGGTGTGCAATTCTCGCTGTCGCTGATCGCGCTCAAGGCACTTCCCGTCTTGATGCTGGGTGGTTTCACCTCGATCCCCGGTGCCATTGTCGGCGGGCTGATCATCGGTGTGGGTGAGAAGCTGTTTGAATTCGCCGTAGGGCCGATGATCGGCGGGGCGACTGAAAACTGGTTCGCCTATGTTCTGGCGCTGTTGTTTCTGGTGTTCCGGCCGCAGGGATTGTTCGGGGAGAAGATCATTGAGCGGGTTTAG